One Microbacterium trichothecenolyticum DNA window includes the following coding sequences:
- a CDS encoding O-antigen ligase family protein: MPTGSLKPPWRCTRTNPVSALPTAPARETTGHLLLRAWCVFILVLALGGVGLVNAVGPTAAGVVTVASAVVSAVLWIVVRPPVAVRRLPWLAFAYIAWAGASIGWSAWPAASVLTWLLLAVTSFQGLFIGAVLSWRDVVRAIASAAKWVVGLSLLFEIAVSLLVRGPLLPGFVVPVERVDPVAYWSGDNLLDGGRIQGVFGNAHLLAAVMLVAIIVFAVRLAAGAPRRALLVGWIAVAAFLFVRAGSATAFIAAGFVALVLATVLVMRTARRPGERTRWYVLYAAIGLGGAAAVWFGRDALFGMLGREADLTGLEGIWADVIARADQHPLIGWGFSTPWIASEPLIDGWIIHHGQTVVQAHSMWLDVFLQLGGVGVALLTLVYLAYLWRSWFFAVDRPRWDLRADRPYSPLALLPTLIGALLVVIGITESGPLLLWGWMFVVLFGGKIKQSPLVGVGPSEQSLSIERGELLRTSS, encoded by the coding sequence ATGCCGACCGGTAGCCTGAAGCCACCATGGCGATGTACACGAACCAACCCCGTCTCGGCGCTGCCGACGGCGCCCGCGCGCGAGACGACGGGGCACCTGCTGCTGCGCGCGTGGTGTGTATTCATCCTCGTGCTCGCCCTGGGCGGCGTCGGGCTCGTCAACGCCGTCGGCCCCACCGCGGCCGGCGTCGTCACCGTCGCATCGGCCGTGGTGTCGGCGGTCCTGTGGATCGTCGTGCGTCCGCCGGTGGCCGTGCGACGACTGCCGTGGCTGGCGTTCGCCTACATCGCGTGGGCGGGGGCGTCCATCGGATGGAGCGCGTGGCCCGCGGCATCCGTTCTCACCTGGCTCCTGCTGGCGGTGACGAGCTTCCAGGGACTGTTCATCGGCGCCGTCCTGAGCTGGCGCGATGTCGTGCGTGCGATCGCGTCCGCCGCGAAGTGGGTCGTGGGACTGTCGCTGCTGTTCGAGATCGCGGTGTCCCTGCTGGTGCGCGGCCCCCTGCTGCCCGGTTTCGTGGTGCCCGTCGAACGCGTCGACCCCGTCGCGTACTGGTCGGGCGACAACCTGCTCGACGGCGGACGCATCCAAGGAGTGTTCGGAAACGCCCATCTGCTGGCCGCCGTCATGCTCGTCGCGATCATCGTGTTCGCCGTGCGCCTGGCCGCCGGGGCCCCCCGCCGCGCGCTGCTGGTGGGGTGGATCGCGGTCGCGGCCTTCCTCTTCGTGCGCGCGGGATCGGCCACGGCCTTCATCGCCGCCGGCTTCGTCGCCCTCGTGCTCGCCACGGTGCTCGTCATGCGCACGGCCCGTCGGCCCGGCGAGCGCACACGCTGGTACGTGCTGTACGCCGCGATCGGACTCGGCGGCGCCGCCGCTGTCTGGTTCGGCCGCGATGCCCTCTTCGGAATGCTGGGTCGCGAGGCCGACCTGACCGGCCTCGAGGGCATCTGGGCCGACGTGATCGCCCGCGCCGACCAACACCCGCTGATCGGGTGGGGGTTCTCGACACCGTGGATCGCGTCCGAGCCTCTCATCGACGGCTGGATCATCCACCACGGCCAGACCGTCGTGCAGGCGCACAGCATGTGGCTCGACGTCTTCCTCCAGCTCGGGGGCGTCGGCGTCGCCCTGCTCACGCTGGTCTACCTGGCCTACCTGTGGCGGTCGTGGTTCTTCGCCGTCGACCGCCCCCGATGGGATCTGCGCGCCGACCGGCCGTACTCGCCCCTCGCCCTCCTGCCCACCCTCATCGGGGCGCTGCTCGTCGTTATCGGCATCACCGAGTCGGGTCCCCTGCTGCTGTGGGGGTGGATGTTCGTCGTGCTCTTCGGCGGCAAGATCAAGCAGAGCCCGCTCGTCGGGGTCGGGCCCAGCGAGCAGAGCCTGTCGATCGAACGCGGCGAGCTGCTGAGAACCTCGTCGTGA
- a CDS encoding glycosyltransferase translates to MTYTLQNAVLPLDRDPDLLPLYVDPETWSTIDEEPVRVTNVAQLSNILDRHRARIVAGRRVSFGTYFNAFPASYWQHWTGVRRVRLTVHTSGTATILVYRSNGAGTRQRLETREVRGDDTATSFDLVLDQYSDGGWIWFDVAADSSDAMFEGAEWTTEQEPVRGGKASIGVTTYNKPDYCVGTLEALADAPDVLDVVDRVFIIDQGTDLVESQDAFPAVAERLGETLQVLRQPNLGGSGGFARAMVETLAREGSDFVQLLDDDVRIEPESIRRSVVFGRYASVPTIVGAHMFDLLDRPKLHAWAEVVDDAPFMWRALFQERLPHDFSVANLRQSPLLHMRLDADYNGWWMCLIPTSILREIGLSLPAFIKWDDAEFCVRARDAGYPTVSMPGVALWHVSWIGKDDSIDWQAYFHARNRIVAALLHSRSPFGGTLIRHSRRVDLKHLMMMQYYPVELRHRALRDILSGPDHMRRGLATAMPEARAIAKKHPETIVHKDSGVPLRSRFGRQVFKRLKKHEFDSPTGLALRTFTARTLVSHWFHTPRPENVAQPEVEFGKGDAHWWRIPRYDSALVSAADGSGKNIYTRDRRQFRRMLLDSVRLHRRLQREWPRLSQQYRRALPDLVSVDQWRATFEERS, encoded by the coding sequence GTGACGTACACCCTGCAGAACGCCGTGCTGCCGCTCGACCGCGATCCCGACCTCCTCCCCCTGTACGTCGACCCCGAGACCTGGTCGACCATCGACGAGGAACCGGTGCGCGTGACGAACGTGGCCCAGTTGAGCAACATCCTCGACCGCCACCGGGCCCGCATCGTCGCCGGGCGCCGCGTCTCGTTCGGCACGTACTTCAACGCCTTCCCGGCCTCGTACTGGCAGCACTGGACGGGGGTGCGGCGCGTGCGCCTGACCGTGCACACCTCGGGCACCGCCACGATCCTCGTGTACCGCTCGAACGGCGCGGGCACCCGGCAGCGCCTCGAGACGCGAGAGGTGCGCGGCGACGACACCGCGACCTCGTTCGACCTGGTCCTCGACCAGTACAGCGACGGCGGCTGGATCTGGTTCGACGTGGCCGCCGACAGCTCCGACGCGATGTTCGAGGGCGCCGAGTGGACGACCGAGCAGGAGCCGGTGCGCGGTGGCAAGGCGAGCATCGGTGTCACCACGTACAACAAGCCCGACTACTGCGTGGGCACGCTCGAGGCTCTCGCCGACGCCCCCGACGTGCTCGACGTCGTCGACCGGGTGTTCATCATCGACCAGGGCACCGATCTCGTCGAGAGCCAGGACGCCTTCCCCGCCGTCGCCGAGCGCCTGGGCGAGACGCTGCAGGTGCTGCGCCAGCCCAACCTGGGCGGCTCCGGGGGTTTCGCCCGCGCCATGGTCGAGACCCTCGCCCGCGAGGGCAGCGACTTCGTACAGTTGCTCGACGACGACGTGCGCATCGAACCGGAATCGATCCGCCGCTCCGTCGTGTTCGGCCGCTACGCCTCGGTGCCGACCATCGTCGGCGCGCACATGTTCGACCTGCTCGACCGCCCCAAGCTGCACGCGTGGGCCGAGGTCGTCGACGATGCCCCCTTCATGTGGCGGGCGCTCTTCCAGGAGCGGCTGCCGCACGACTTCAGCGTCGCGAACCTCCGCCAGAGCCCCCTGCTGCACATGCGCCTCGACGCCGACTACAACGGCTGGTGGATGTGTCTGATCCCCACCAGCATCCTGCGCGAGATCGGTCTGTCGCTTCCGGCGTTCATCAAGTGGGACGACGCCGAGTTCTGCGTGCGCGCGCGCGATGCCGGGTACCCGACCGTATCGATGCCGGGCGTGGCCCTGTGGCACGTGTCGTGGATCGGCAAAGACGACTCGATCGACTGGCAGGCGTACTTCCACGCCCGCAACCGCATCGTCGCCGCCCTGCTGCACTCGCGGTCACCGTTCGGCGGAACCCTCATCCGGCACAGCCGCCGAGTCGACCTGAAGCACCTGATGATGATGCAGTACTACCCGGTCGAGCTGCGGCACCGCGCACTGCGCGACATCCTGTCCGGGCCCGACCACATGCGGCGGGGCCTGGCCACCGCGATGCCCGAGGCCCGCGCCATCGCCAAGAAGCACCCCGAGACCATCGTCCACAAGGACTCCGGGGTCCCCCTGCGCTCCCGCTTCGGCCGTCAGGTGTTCAAGCGCCTGAAAAAGCACGAGTTCGACAGCCCGACCGGCCTGGCGCTGCGCACCTTCACCGCCCGCACCCTCGTCTCGCACTGGTTCCACACCCCGCGTCCCGAGAACGTCGCACAGCCCGAGGTCGAGTTCGGCAAGGGCGACGCCCACTGGTGGCGCATCCCCCGGTACGACAGCGCGCTGGTCAGCGCCGCCGACGGCTCCGGGAAGAACATCTATACGCGCGACCGCCGGCAGTTCCGCCGCATGCTGCTGGACAGCGTGCGCCTGCACCGGCGCCTCCAGCGCGAGTGGCCCCGCCTGTCGCAGCAGTACCGCCGCGCCCTCCCCGACCTGGTGTCGGTGGACCAGTGGCGCGCGACCTTCGAGGAGCGCTCGTGA
- a CDS encoding glycosyltransferase family 2 protein: protein MSTVFDPASATIVVVTYNRTHLLTRLLESVERMDPAPGHLVIIDNASTDDTTAVVESFRDRVPTELVYRRLETNTGGSGGFSEGMRVAYELGSEWIWLMDDDVEVVSDGLARMGHWTPRFRSIQGRRYDYDGSEFYWQYRVAESMAIPIPFAPAGFDESGFKPMNSGCFEGMFIHRDIVAKIGLPDPRFFIYWDDQLYGWLASRHTPSVIVNEFVLRRTREIKQWDMGIRHMNASSDAYRYYIMRNRAYLQKYYRALGVYRALPFTAGTALTFVKELIRLAVVERKLRGTSHLFRGLRDGRRILADASWEPMPPLERAHSV, encoded by the coding sequence GTGAGCACCGTGTTCGACCCGGCCTCGGCGACCATCGTCGTCGTCACCTACAACCGCACGCACCTGCTGACGCGTCTGCTCGAGAGCGTCGAGCGCATGGACCCGGCCCCGGGACACCTCGTCATCATCGACAACGCCTCGACCGACGACACCACGGCGGTCGTGGAGTCGTTCCGCGACCGCGTTCCCACCGAGCTGGTCTACCGCCGCCTCGAGACGAACACCGGCGGCTCCGGCGGGTTCAGCGAGGGCATGCGCGTCGCCTACGAGCTGGGTTCGGAGTGGATCTGGCTCATGGACGACGACGTCGAGGTCGTCTCCGACGGCCTCGCGCGCATGGGCCACTGGACACCGCGTTTCCGCAGCATCCAGGGCCGCCGCTACGACTACGACGGCAGCGAGTTCTACTGGCAGTACCGCGTGGCGGAGTCGATGGCGATCCCGATCCCCTTCGCCCCCGCCGGCTTCGACGAGTCCGGCTTCAAACCGATGAACTCCGGCTGCTTCGAGGGCATGTTCATCCACCGCGACATCGTCGCGAAGATCGGCCTGCCCGACCCGCGGTTCTTCATCTACTGGGATGACCAGCTGTACGGCTGGCTGGCCTCTCGGCACACGCCCTCGGTCATCGTCAACGAGTTCGTGCTGCGCCGCACCCGCGAGATCAAGCAGTGGGACATGGGCATCCGCCACATGAATGCGTCGAGCGACGCCTACCGGTACTACATCATGCGCAATCGCGCGTACCTGCAGAAGTACTACCGCGCGCTCGGGGTCTACCGCGCGCTGCCTTTCACCGCGGGCACGGCGCTGACCTTCGTGAAAGAACTGATCCGCCTCGCGGTCGTCGAGCGCAAGCTCCGCGGCACGAGCCACCTGTTCCGGGGCCTCCGCGACGGTCGCCGCATCCTGGCCGACGCCTCGTGGGAGCCGATGCCGCCGCTCGAGCGCGCACACTCGGTGTGA
- a CDS encoding glycosyltransferase: MQLSVIVPTFNEGPNVAELVRRTAQALVGREVEVIFVDDSTDDTPDIIRAVAATATIPVRLIHRDDPVGGLGGAVVEGIRAAASEYCVVMDGDLQHPPEVIADLLARVEEGDADVVVASRYIAGGTSDGLANAVRTTVSRASTLLTKAMFPKKLHNCSDPMTGFFLIDRRALEVDELRPRGFKILLEILARKQMRVAEVPFSFAPRFAGESKASFSQGMRFLTQLTMLRFGRMSAFAIVGGLGAVANLVIMWALTAVGVQYIVAAIVASVITIVANFLALEYLVFADMRQESGLMRHRFIKSFTFNGVEAIVRIPVIWLLVNQAHIQSVVAAALTLIAAFVVRFVFHALVVYAPTKSRVGKAVRAIEPLEDELTA, from the coding sequence GTGCAACTTTCCGTCATCGTTCCGACCTTCAATGAGGGTCCCAACGTCGCCGAGCTCGTGCGGCGGACGGCACAGGCGTTGGTCGGTCGCGAGGTCGAGGTGATCTTCGTCGACGACTCCACCGACGACACCCCCGACATCATCCGCGCGGTCGCGGCGACGGCGACGATCCCGGTGCGCCTGATCCACCGCGACGACCCCGTGGGCGGGCTCGGCGGCGCCGTCGTCGAGGGGATCCGCGCGGCGGCATCCGAGTACTGCGTCGTCATGGACGGCGACCTGCAGCACCCGCCCGAGGTCATCGCCGACCTGCTCGCCCGCGTCGAAGAAGGCGACGCCGACGTGGTCGTGGCCTCGCGATACATCGCCGGCGGCACCTCCGACGGGCTCGCCAACGCGGTGCGCACCACCGTGTCACGGGCGTCGACGCTGCTGACCAAGGCGATGTTCCCGAAGAAGCTGCACAACTGCTCCGACCCCATGACCGGGTTCTTCCTCATCGACCGCCGCGCGCTCGAGGTCGACGAACTGCGCCCGCGCGGGTTCAAGATCCTGCTCGAGATCCTCGCCCGCAAACAGATGCGCGTCGCCGAGGTGCCGTTCTCGTTCGCGCCGCGCTTCGCCGGGGAATCCAAGGCCTCGTTCAGCCAGGGCATGCGCTTCCTCACCCAGCTGACCATGCTGCGCTTCGGCCGCATGTCGGCATTCGCGATCGTGGGCGGTCTGGGCGCCGTCGCCAACCTCGTCATCATGTGGGCACTGACCGCGGTGGGCGTGCAGTACATCGTCGCCGCGATCGTCGCCAGCGTCATCACGATCGTCGCCAACTTCCTCGCACTCGAATACCTCGTCTTCGCCGACATGCGGCAGGAGTCGGGGCTCATGCGCCACCGCTTCATCAAGTCGTTCACGTTCAACGGCGTCGAAGCGATCGTGCGAATCCCCGTCATCTGGCTGCTCGTGAACCAAGCGCACATCCAGAGCGTCGTCGCAGCCGCCCTCACCCTGATCGCCGCGTTCGTCGTACGCTTCGTCTTCCACGCCCTCGTCGTCTACGCCCCCACCAAGAGCCGCGTCGGCAAAGCCGTCCGCGCCATCGAACCCCTCGAAGACGAACTCACCGCCTGA
- the glf gene encoding UDP-galactopyranose mutase, giving the protein MDLLIVGSGFFGLTIAERAAAAGRKVTVIDRRHHIGGNAYSEDEPETGIEVHRYGAHLFHTSNPTVWEYVNRFTDFTSYVHRVYTTHRGVVFPLPINLGTINQFFQAAYTPDQARALVHELAGEFDARDAANLEEKGIALIGRPLYEAFIRDYTAKQWQTDPKDLPAEVISRLPVRYTYDNRYFNDTWEGLPVDGYTAWLERMADHPNIEVKLSTDYFDESQPLNKKATVGQVPVVYTGPVDRYFDYAEGELSWRTLDFEQEVLPIGDFQGTSVMNYADADVPYTRIHEFKHFHPERADRYPSDKTVVVREYSRFATRADEPYYPVNTADDRSGLLAYRELAKGERDVHFGGRLGTYQYLDMHMAIGSALSMWNNQLA; this is encoded by the coding sequence ATGGATCTCCTCATCGTCGGCTCCGGCTTCTTCGGTCTCACCATCGCGGAGCGTGCTGCTGCCGCGGGTCGCAAGGTGACCGTGATCGATCGTCGTCATCACATCGGTGGGAACGCGTATTCCGAGGACGAGCCTGAGACGGGGATCGAGGTGCACCGGTACGGTGCCCATCTGTTCCACACGTCGAATCCGACCGTGTGGGAGTACGTCAACCGGTTCACCGACTTCACGAGTTATGTGCACCGCGTCTACACGACGCACAGGGGTGTGGTGTTCCCGCTGCCGATCAATCTCGGCACGATCAACCAGTTCTTCCAGGCGGCGTACACGCCCGATCAGGCGCGCGCTCTGGTGCACGAGCTGGCGGGGGAGTTCGATGCGAGGGATGCCGCGAACCTCGAGGAGAAGGGCATCGCGCTGATCGGGCGGCCTTTGTATGAGGCGTTCATCCGCGACTACACCGCGAAGCAGTGGCAGACCGATCCGAAGGACCTGCCGGCTGAGGTCATCTCGCGCCTGCCCGTGCGGTACACGTACGACAACCGCTACTTCAACGACACGTGGGAGGGTCTGCCGGTCGACGGGTACACCGCGTGGTTGGAGCGGATGGCCGATCACCCGAACATCGAGGTGAAGCTGTCGACGGACTACTTCGACGAGTCGCAGCCGCTCAACAAGAAGGCGACCGTGGGTCAGGTGCCGGTGGTCTACACGGGACCCGTCGACCGCTACTTCGACTACGCCGAGGGCGAGCTCTCGTGGCGCACGCTCGACTTCGAGCAGGAGGTGCTGCCGATCGGCGACTTCCAGGGCACGAGCGTGATGAACTACGCCGATGCGGACGTGCCGTACACGCGCATCCACGAGTTCAAGCACTTCCACCCCGAGCGCGCCGATCGGTACCCGAGCGACAAGACGGTCGTGGTGCGCGAGTACTCCCGTTTCGCCACGCGGGCCGACGAGCCGTACTACCCCGTCAACACCGCCGACGATCGGTCGGGTCTGCTGGCGTACCGGGAGCTGGCGAAGGGCGAGCGCGACGTGCACTTCGGCGGCCGCCTGGGCACCTATCAGTACCTCGACATGCACATGGCCATCGGCTCGGCGCTGTCGATGTGGAACAACCAGCTCGCCTGA
- a CDS encoding DUF6541 family protein translates to MGDWIGAVPSYLVVAAVLIVPGLAVIVAGWGWRSPQRLLLAPAVSTTITAAAASVAPLIGLRWNLLPLALLTLVVVGVALVLRRVAGTDAAPAGRRIGLAVLLPLAAAAGVNAVMFARAFGSPENIAQRFDNIVHLNAIALGLREGSASPFQIGSTSDIGFYPNGWHALTTIGAELTGSGVPVAVNGANLAIVSILWPASTMALAGAFFAQRRTAFVVAAALSTGFGAFPALFFNWGVLYPNLVGYAMLPATLAVVVTALAERSAPALVRSALLIVLLAGGTFLGHPNAFISLLFFAAAVVVTAFAVRAATERTPRAVLHLGVVSGAFVVAIAGTVAVFRTGAEHSGWSPWQEFSQALGEGIFVAPRGFGPTFVVSALLLMGFVAVARRPRLLPVLTPFAVAIALFAISSGLRIDHPLRQIVTNPWYNDSNRLAALLPLVAIPVATLGALVVVDLVRTWGRRRRLPAWTGVAAAGVAVVAVFSVALGPNVRIALGQVHEAYAYTDNSLILSSDEEALLERLDDETPSDALIAGSPRTGTSLALAFADRRVTQRHVFGSPSEQQLFLNQHLRDIDTDPAVCRAVDDIGIDYVLDFGTQDVIDPAGAAAYSGIQDLAPNAHLVLVDSQGPNARLFRIEGC, encoded by the coding sequence ATGGGTGATTGGATCGGTGCGGTTCCGTCGTACCTCGTCGTCGCCGCGGTCCTGATCGTCCCCGGCCTCGCGGTGATCGTCGCCGGTTGGGGGTGGCGGAGCCCCCAGCGGCTGCTCCTCGCGCCGGCCGTCTCGACCACGATCACCGCCGCCGCGGCATCCGTCGCTCCGCTGATCGGGCTCCGCTGGAACCTCCTGCCACTCGCGCTGCTGACGCTGGTCGTGGTGGGCGTCGCGCTCGTGCTGCGCCGCGTCGCCGGGACCGACGCGGCACCCGCCGGCCGACGGATCGGTCTCGCGGTCCTGCTCCCGCTCGCCGCTGCCGCGGGTGTCAACGCGGTGATGTTCGCGCGCGCCTTCGGCTCGCCCGAGAACATCGCCCAGCGTTTCGACAACATCGTGCACCTGAACGCCATCGCGCTGGGACTGCGAGAAGGAAGTGCGTCGCCGTTCCAGATCGGCTCCACCTCCGACATCGGCTTCTACCCCAACGGGTGGCACGCCCTCACCACGATCGGCGCCGAACTGACGGGCTCGGGCGTGCCGGTCGCCGTCAACGGGGCGAACCTCGCGATCGTGTCGATCCTGTGGCCCGCCTCGACGATGGCGCTCGCCGGCGCCTTCTTCGCGCAGCGTCGCACCGCGTTCGTCGTCGCCGCCGCCCTCTCAACCGGCTTCGGCGCCTTCCCGGCCCTGTTCTTCAACTGGGGCGTGCTGTACCCGAACCTCGTCGGCTACGCGATGCTGCCGGCCACCCTCGCGGTCGTCGTCACCGCGCTCGCCGAACGCTCAGCTCCGGCGCTCGTGCGCTCGGCACTGCTCATCGTGCTGCTCGCCGGCGGAACGTTCCTGGGGCACCCGAACGCGTTCATCAGCCTGCTGTTCTTCGCCGCGGCGGTCGTCGTCACGGCTTTCGCGGTCCGCGCGGCGACCGAGCGCACTCCGCGCGCGGTTCTGCATCTCGGCGTGGTCTCGGGCGCGTTCGTCGTCGCGATCGCGGGGACGGTGGCCGTCTTCCGCACCGGCGCCGAGCATTCCGGCTGGAGTCCCTGGCAGGAGTTCTCGCAGGCGCTGGGCGAGGGGATCTTCGTCGCGCCGCGGGGCTTCGGACCGACCTTCGTGGTCTCCGCACTCCTCCTCATGGGCTTCGTCGCCGTCGCCCGTCGCCCCCGGCTGCTCCCCGTCCTGACACCGTTCGCGGTCGCCATCGCGCTGTTCGCCATCTCGTCGGGGCTGCGCATCGACCACCCGCTGCGACAGATCGTCACCAACCCCTGGTACAACGACTCCAACCGTCTGGCGGCCCTCCTGCCCCTCGTCGCCATCCCCGTGGCCACGCTCGGCGCGCTCGTCGTCGTCGACCTCGTCCGCACGTGGGGGCGCCGACGTCGGCTCCCGGCGTGGACGGGCGTCGCTGCGGCGGGAGTGGCCGTCGTCGCGGTCTTCTCCGTCGCGCTCGGCCCCAACGTGCGCATCGCCCTCGGTCAGGTGCACGAGGCGTACGCATACACCGACAACTCGCTCATCCTCTCCTCCGACGAGGAGGCACTGCTCGAGCGCCTCGACGACGAGACCCCATCGGACGCCCTCATCGCGGGCAGCCCGCGCACGGGAACCTCCCTGGCCCTGGCCTTCGCGGACCGTCGGGTCACCCAGCGGCACGTGTTCGGCTCCCCCTCCGAGCAACAGCTCTTCCTCAACCAGCACCTCCGCGACATCGACACCGATCCCGCCGTCTGCCGGGCCGTCGACGACATCGGCATCGACTACGTGCTCGACTTCGGCACGCAGGACGTGATCGACCCGGCCGGGGCCGCCGCGTACAGCGGCATCCAGGACCTCGCGCCGAACGCCCACCTCGTGCTGGTCGACTCGCAAGGACCGAACGCCCGCCTGTTCCGGATCGAGGGATGCTGA
- a CDS encoding glycosyltransferase family 4 protein: MARATTVAVAYDCLFPYSTGGGERQYRAVADELGRNGFEVDYLTAVQWDGPTPVEERFRIRPLTPRLSLYSPDGVRRIPAALRYAAALFRALVRRRRRYAAVIVSGLPIFNVFAARLALLGSGTRLAVDYLEVWHRRQWVEYSGPVTGNIAWALQRAAIAITPLATCHSQLSATRLRNEGIRRPPLVSPGLIDSAVEVADPGPATTPPYVLYVGRHIPDKQVEVLPAAVAAARRSIPDLRLVILGTGPSSDAVHAEVRRVDGEEWTDFPGFVSDAELDRLLHGALALVHPSRREGFGLVVVEANAHGTPVVLVAGEGNAATELIDEGVNGVIAPTTRPADLARAIRAVADGGDDLRRTARAWYDTAVGTRTIRRTVEGMMSALSLPTSSPVQTKEDSP; encoded by the coding sequence ATGGCCCGCGCCACGACCGTCGCGGTCGCCTACGACTGCCTCTTCCCCTACTCGACCGGCGGTGGCGAGCGACAGTACCGCGCGGTCGCCGACGAGCTCGGACGCAACGGATTCGAGGTGGACTACCTCACCGCCGTGCAGTGGGACGGGCCCACGCCCGTCGAGGAGCGCTTCCGGATCCGCCCCCTCACCCCTCGCTTGAGCTTGTACTCCCCCGACGGCGTCCGGCGCATCCCCGCGGCGCTTCGCTACGCCGCCGCCCTCTTCCGCGCCCTGGTGCGCCGCCGCCGCCGCTACGCCGCGGTCATCGTGAGCGGCCTGCCGATCTTCAACGTGTTCGCCGCGCGCCTCGCCCTGCTCGGCTCGGGCACACGCCTGGCCGTGGACTACCTCGAGGTATGGCATCGCCGGCAGTGGGTGGAGTACTCGGGACCGGTCACGGGGAATATCGCGTGGGCCCTGCAACGCGCGGCGATCGCGATCACCCCGCTCGCGACGTGCCATTCGCAGCTCAGCGCCACTCGCCTGCGCAACGAAGGGATCCGGCGCCCCCCGCTGGTCAGCCCCGGACTCATCGACAGCGCCGTCGAGGTGGCCGATCCCGGCCCCGCGACCACGCCGCCGTACGTGCTCTACGTGGGGCGGCACATCCCCGACAAGCAGGTCGAGGTGCTCCCGGCGGCCGTCGCCGCCGCCCGCCGGAGCATTCCCGACCTGCGCCTGGTGATCCTCGGCACCGGTCCGAGCTCCGACGCGGTGCACGCCGAGGTCCGCCGCGTCGACGGCGAGGAGTGGACCGACTTTCCCGGCTTCGTCTCCGACGCCGAGCTCGACCGGCTGCTCCACGGCGCGCTGGCCCTCGTGCACCCCTCTCGACGGGAGGGCTTCGGACTGGTCGTGGTCGAAGCCAACGCACACGGAACGCCCGTCGTGCTCGTCGCCGGCGAGGGCAATGCCGCCACCGAGCTGATCGACGAGGGCGTCAACGGCGTCATCGCTCCCACCACCCGCCCCGCAGATCTCGCCCGGGCCATCCGGGCCGTGGCCGACGGCGGTGACGACCTGCGCCGCACCGCGCGCGCCTGGTACGACACCGCGGTAGGCACCCGCACCATCCGCCGCACCGTCGAGGGGATGATGTCGGCACTGTCGCTGCCGACCTCCTCCCCGGTGCAGACGAAAGAAGACAGCCCGTGA
- a CDS encoding glycosyltransferase family 2 protein produces the protein MTTPAPSDLELTILMPCLNEAETLEVCIRKAQGFLQRSGIRGEVLISDNGSTDGSQAIAQRLGARVSHAPRRGYGAALINGIETARGTYVIMADADDSYDFENLEPFVERLRAGADLVMGNRFRGGIAPGAMPPLHKYLGNPVLSFIGELFFRPGIRDFHCGLRGFNRARIRDLDLQTTGMEFASEMVVRASLARYRIEEVPTTLKKDGRSRPPHLRSWHDGWRHLRFLLLFAPRWLFVYPGLVAFFFGAIAVGILSFGGVNIGGVGFDVTTMVYASALCVIGFQSLLFFWLTKLYATQEGFLPTSERYRRIVAKWSAERGLLIGVGLFLLGIVIGIVQVALWGSLDFGAQNAAQAVRIAVPSALLIILGFQTAMMSFFSGVLTTPRREQRPEAVIES, from the coding sequence GTGACCACTCCCGCTCCCTCCGACCTCGAGCTGACTATCCTCATGCCGTGCCTGAACGAGGCCGAGACGCTCGAGGTCTGCATCCGCAAGGCGCAGGGCTTCCTGCAGCGCAGCGGCATCCGCGGCGAGGTGCTCATCTCCGACAACGGAAGCACCGACGGCTCGCAGGCGATCGCCCAACGTCTCGGCGCCCGCGTCTCGCACGCGCCGCGCCGCGGATACGGCGCCGCCCTCATCAACGGCATCGAGACCGCGCGCGGAACGTACGTCATCATGGCGGACGCCGACGACAGCTACGACTTCGAGAACCTCGAGCCTTTCGTCGAACGCCTGCGGGCCGGGGCCGACCTCGTCATGGGCAACCGCTTCCGCGGCGGAATCGCCCCCGGCGCCATGCCGCCCCTGCACAAGTACCTGGGCAACCCCGTGCTCTCCTTCATCGGCGAGCTGTTCTTCCGCCCCGGCATCCGTGACTTCCACTGCGGTCTGCGCGGCTTCAACCGCGCGCGCATCCGCGACCTCGACCTGCAGACGACGGGGATGGAGTTCGCGTCCGAGATGGTCGTGCGCGCCTCCCTCGCGCGCTACCGCATCGAAGAGGTGCCGACGACGCTGAAGAAAGACGGTCGCTCCCGTCCGCCGCACCTGCGCAGCTGGCACGACGGCTGGCGCCACCTGCGCTTCCTGCTGCTCTTCGCCCCGCGCTGGCTCTTCGTCTACCCCGGCCTCGTGGCGTTCTTCTTCGGAGCGATCGCCGTCGGCATCCTCTCGTTCGGCGGTGTCAACATCGGAGGGGTCGGCTTCGACGTCACGACCATGGTCTACGCGAGCGCCCTGTGCGTGATCGGCTTCCAGTCGCTGCTGTTCTTCTGGCTGACCAAGCTGTACGCCACCCAAGAAGGATTCCTCCCGACGAGCGAGAGGTATCGGCGGATCGTGGCGAAATGGTCGGCCGAGCGCGGTCTGCTGATCGGGGTGGGGCTGTTCCTGCTCGGAATCGTCATCGGCATCGTGCAGGTGGCCCTGTGGGGCAGCCTCGACTTCGGTGCGCAGAACGCCGCGCAGGCGGTGCGCATCGCCGTGCCGAGCGCGCTGTTGATCATCCTCGGGTTCCAGACGGCGATGATGAGCTTCTTCTCGGGGGTGCTCACCACGCCGCGGCGCGAGCAGCGCCCCGAAGCCGTCATCGAGAGCTGA